One Papaver somniferum cultivar HN1 chromosome 10, ASM357369v1, whole genome shotgun sequence genomic window carries:
- the LOC113315288 gene encoding fatty-acid-binding protein 1-like, whose translation MASTGSTSKESVAVQIEPKTGISFPVKLDDGMELVAVGLRKKSILGLGGIKVYGFGIFADNEKLKEVLRLKIGSKAPSKPTKEMYEAVLDSDVGMMVRVFADASDNIKLTSGSIINIGLKDVVVSKVESELLCKAYFHMYLGDEAFDVDAKERFGHSLLSLF comes from the exons ATGGCGAGTACTGGATCTACGAGCAAAGAGAGCGTTGCAGTTCAAATTGAACCCAAGACAGGGATCTCTTTTCCTGTCAAACTTGATGATGGAATGGAATTGGTTGCAGTTGGTTTGAGAAAGAAGTCCATTCTTGGTCTTGGCGGTATCAAGGTCTATGGCTTTG gaatatttgcagatAATGAAAAGCTAAAAGAGGTTTTGAGGTTGAAGATAGGAAGCAAAGCACCATCTAAACCAACAAAAGAGATGTATGAAGCAGTGTTAGACAGTGATGTAGGCATGATGGTCAG GGTATTTGCCGATGCATCTGATAACATCAAGCTAACATCTGGTTCAATAATTAACATTGGCT TGAAGGATGTGGTAGTGAGCAAGGTTGAGAGTGAGCTTCTCTGCAAGGCCTACTTTCATATGTACCTAGGAGACGAAGCATTCGACGTGGATGCCAAAGAAAGATTTGGACACTCACTACTATCTCTATTCTGA
- the LOC113317304 gene encoding probable complex I intermediate-associated protein 30 isoform X2, protein MSRFRSILRSSLDATKKALTWSADDLMPPSEKYVFKFNTKEELKRWHLYSDSEYGGLSSASLEIKDARNGLTGVFSGNLSLDVTEGLKINRSGFCGMRSKKFDGYIDLDAYDTLAMKLKGDGRCYISTIYTESWVNHPGQPEDNSWQAFVFVPKDDWYIAKIPLERYLPTWRGNVIDSKLEMNPSRIVGMSLSVNAEGGFRGAKTGPGDFKVEMEWIKALRT, encoded by the exons ATGTCAAGGTTTCGATCAATCTTGCGATCTTCCTTGGATGCAACTAAGAAAG CACTTACATGGAGTGCTGATGATCTGATGCCTCCAAGTGAGAAATATGTCTTCAAATTTAATACAAAGGAGGAGCTGAAAAGGTGGCATCTATATTCTGATTCTGAGTACGGAG GTTTGTCCTCTGCATCATTAGAGATCAAAGATGCTAGGAATGGATTAACTG GTGTCTTCTCGGGCAATCTCTCTCTGGATGTAACTGAGGGATTGAAGATTAATCGCAGCGGATTTTGTGGAATGCGGTCCAAGAAG TTCGATGGCTACATCGACTTGGATGCATATGATACACTGGCAATGAAGCTTAAAGGAGATGGAAGATGCTATATATCTACC ATATACACTGAGAGTTGGGTAAACCATCCAGGGCAACCAGAAGACAACTCATGGCAAGCTTTTGTTTTCGTACCCAAAGATGATTGGTATATAGCAAAG ATCCCTCTCGAACGATATTTACCAACATGGAGAGGAAACGTTATCGATTCAAAATTGGAAATGAATCCATCTCGTATTGTGGGCATGTCTCTATCTGTCAATGCTGAAGGTGGTTTTCGGGGTGCTAAAACTGGACCAGGTGATTTTAAAGTGGAAATGGAATGGATCAAAGCCTTGAGGACTTAA
- the LOC113317304 gene encoding probable complex I intermediate-associated protein 30 isoform X1, with product MSRFRSILRSSLDATKKALTWSADDLMPPSEKYVFKFNTKEELKRWHLYSDSEYGGLSSASLEIKDARNGLTGVFSGNLSLDVTEGLKINRSGFCGMRSKKYSFSCTQFDGYIDLDAYDTLAMKLKGDGRCYISTIYTESWVNHPGQPEDNSWQAFVFVPKDDWYIAKIPLERYLPTWRGNVIDSKLEMNPSRIVGMSLSVNAEGGFRGAKTGPGDFKVEMEWIKALRT from the exons ATGTCAAGGTTTCGATCAATCTTGCGATCTTCCTTGGATGCAACTAAGAAAG CACTTACATGGAGTGCTGATGATCTGATGCCTCCAAGTGAGAAATATGTCTTCAAATTTAATACAAAGGAGGAGCTGAAAAGGTGGCATCTATATTCTGATTCTGAGTACGGAG GTTTGTCCTCTGCATCATTAGAGATCAAAGATGCTAGGAATGGATTAACTG GTGTCTTCTCGGGCAATCTCTCTCTGGATGTAACTGAGGGATTGAAGATTAATCGCAGCGGATTTTGTGGAATGCGGTCCAAGAAG TATTCATTTTCTTGTACGCAGTTCGATGGCTACATCGACTTGGATGCATATGATACACTGGCAATGAAGCTTAAAGGAGATGGAAGATGCTATATATCTACC ATATACACTGAGAGTTGGGTAAACCATCCAGGGCAACCAGAAGACAACTCATGGCAAGCTTTTGTTTTCGTACCCAAAGATGATTGGTATATAGCAAAG ATCCCTCTCGAACGATATTTACCAACATGGAGAGGAAACGTTATCGATTCAAAATTGGAAATGAATCCATCTCGTATTGTGGGCATGTCTCTATCTGTCAATGCTGAAGGTGGTTTTCGGGGTGCTAAAACTGGACCAGGTGATTTTAAAGTGGAAATGGAATGGATCAAAGCCTTGAGGACTTAA